ttttttgggaacaGCACAGTAGAGTTTTATTGATTAAGAAATAGGATCACCAAGCAATGCGTTATTCATGTCTGTTGGAACATTCTTCATCTAGATCAACAAACCAACAAATCTTTCcatcattttgttctttttgctaaAGCATGGGCCttcaatcattttgttcttttagcTAAAGCATGGACCACGACATTATCTGTACAAAGTACAAACTCTAAATTACAACCCTCTAGAGAGCATGAATAATCCTGAATTAAGATTGAAACTAAACCCAAATGGTTCAAATtgaacaaattattattaattttgagtAAAATTGACATTCAGACCCCAAGAATTGAATGAacaatgagtttttttttttttaacataaatttataGTTACAACAGTGAAGAGAAGAGATTTGAACCTTGATTCCTTGATTCTTCTCATAATAGAGAGCAGATAATGTCACTGAATTATAAGACTTTTGACACATTTAAGTACACAGTGTAAAGTATAAAcattaggcattttttttttttttgggaggggtaGGTGAAGGGTGGTTCTACGTTTCATCTGTGTTGATCAAATGAGGTGAAactaatttcttttgttttgttattagaGAGATTTGAACCTTAATTCTCCTCATAACAAAGACCAATCAATGTCACTGGATTATAAGACTTTTGATACAATGAGTAGACAGTGTAAAGTATAAACATTAGACATTTTGGAGCGGGGGTGAGGTGGAGGGGGGTTCTACGTTTCATCAGTGTTGATTGAATGAGGTGAAACTaatttcctttgttttgttATCAGATTTcataccttttatttttatttttttcaaaagaacaaCTCCTTAGGTCTCCCAAACAACCAAATAATAAAGTttctttatgctttttttttagtggaaagGGATGTTTGAGAATGGTAAGTCAGTTGTGTGGGAGCTTTTCCAATCTCTGGACAAATTTTCAATGTATGAAAATGGCGTTGTACTTAACCTGACCACAGAATTATGGTTTCCCTACTATGGCAATCTCAAACTGAAACGTAATCAcatcattaaataaaatgtcTTCTACTTTGTTGAACTTTTACCTACTAAGGATGCTTCATTTATGATGATATATATTAAGCCTCCCAATTTGCATAAACATGGCATTTTCAGGATTGATTTTGAAACTGTATCTATCCACACATTGATTGATCATAATAGACTGTTTTCTTGTACAATTGTACAtatagggtttgtttggttagGCATTTTGGGAGCTTAAAAGTACgtttttaaaatccaaaactcCATTTTACAACAGCAACTCTTcataacttttttacaaacatttattttaaatccaaaaCACCATTTTGTAATTTGCAACAGCTTATAAAAGTGCATCCTATGATATAAATACAAGAGAAGTTTGGTTTAGGAACCCACCCCTCCCAACCAACAACTCGGCTTAATACTGACACTTTCAAGATTGTTTTTTGTGTGGGCAATTTTTGTACTCTAGGAAAACTTATTGCATATTTCCTAAAAACTTTCTTGTTGTCCCATATTGCAAAGATCCTCCCTCACTTGCTGCCTTATAAGCCTGAAGCTGAAGGAGTAGTGTACCATCAGTTATTCTATCAGTTAGTGTGGACAATTTTTTGTATTCCAGGGAAACTTATTGCGTACTCCCTGGAAACTTGTTTTGTCCCACATCACACCCCATTTTCTCACTTATAAGCCTGAGCTGAAGTGAGAAAGTGGGGTGCGATGTGGGACAAAACAAGTTTCCAGGGAGTACGCAATAAGTTTCCCTGGAATACAAAAAATTGCCCACACTAACTGATGGAATAACTGATGGTACACTACTCCTTCAGCTTCAGGCTTATAAGGCAGCAAGTGGGGGAGGATCTTTGCGATGTGGGACAACAAGAAAGTTTCCAGGAAGTATGCAATAAGTTTCCCTGAAGTACAAAAATTGCCCACACATTAAAAGGAAACTTCTTTTTGAGTAGGATTTTGTACTCCCAGGGAAACTATTTTTTGTACTACCTGAGAAACTTGTTCCTACCTCATCAGTTGCTCCCTCCACTTTCTCACTTATAAGCCTGAGGCGAAGAGAGGAGTGTACCATCAGTTATTAATAGCGAaggacaaatgcctcccattcTTTCGCACAGATTCGTACAAAGCTTGATTGGGAAGATAGCAACCTTGAACAGATTCGTATCAAGAGCGATGGATAAATGCCTCCCATTCTTCTGCACGCTGAAGAGATCCTTTGAATGGACCGACGAGTGCCAAAAAGCATTTGAATTAAAGGTCTACCTCTCCTCTCCTTCATTACTCAGCCCATCTATTCCAGGAGAAGAATTGTTCCTATACCTTGCCATCTCCTCAGCCGCGATCAGCGCAGCTCTCATTAGGGAAGAAGGAAAggtacaaaagcccgtgtactttacCAGCCGGGCACTGAGAGGAGCAAAAGAAAGATACCTCTAGATGGAAAAACTCGCATTTGCTCTGGTAACCGCAGCTCGGAATCTtaaaccatactttcaagcgCATACCATAAATATCCTGACAAATAAACCCTTACGAAGAGCAATGAGTAGTCCCGAAGCTGCTGGACGGATGGCGCTATGGGcaatcgagctgagtgagttcTATATCCGATATCAACCACGGGCAGcagtgaaaggacaaatattggcagacttcatcgctGAATTCACTACCAGAAAGGATCAAAGGGCAGAAGAGACACCTATATGGAGAGTTCAtacagacggatcttccaataagCATGCTGGAGGTGTTGaagttgtactccacaccccggaaggagacaagatcgaatgcatgatccgcCTGGACTTCGctactaccaacaacgaggcggAATACGAGGCCTTGGTAGCAGGACTGGACCTTGCGATAGAGGCAGGAGCTGAGAGTATGGTAGtttactccgattctcaaatcgtggCCAGTcaggttaatgggagctatgactgcaagaatgaaaggatgaaaaggtatcttgaagaagtgaagggtcgaacgaatAACCTCCAATTCAagatgattcaaatcccaaggaAGGAGAACCAAGAAGCCGACTGACTCGCAAAGACagcttcggccgaacccatgATCATCCCAAAACAGATATTGTCCTTCGTCCGGctctcatcattattagatgacattagCATGCAAGAAGTAAGCAATGAGTGTTGTTGGACGGCTCCAATAGTGGCCTACCTTAAGGAAGGTAAGCTACCCGACAACAAAGAGGACGCAAGGAAGTTGAAAGTTAAAGCTGCCTGGTTCGTTttgattaaagacgtcctatacaaaagaggattctcccgaccatatctaagatgcctcggccgcaaagaagcagactacgtaatgagagaggtccatgaaggagtttgtggaaaccattctggatcaaggtctttagtgcacaagctactccgagtaggatactactggccaacaatgcagaaggatgcccacacaTATGCTAGAGCTTGCAACAAGTGCCAACGATTTGGCAATTTCATAAGGCAGCCAACGGAAGAACTCACCcctatgacggccccatggccgtttgcacaatgggagatagacatcatgggtccgttCCCAACAGCGGTGAGGCAACtaaagttcttggtggttggtattgactacttcaccaaatgggtggaagcagaggctCTGGCTACTATCACAGAGAAGAACATCTgtagttttgtatggagaagtattatttgcaggtATGGAATTCTGAGGGTGCTCGTTTCGGACAACGGGAAACAATTCGACGACGACacattcagagacttttgttcccagcttgggatcaagaatcactactcgtcacccgcTCACCCTCAGGCCAACggacaggttgaagtcacgaatCGGTCCTTGCTTAAGAtgatcaagactcggctcgagggggcaaagggcctATGGCCGAAAGAATTACCAAGTGTCTTATGGGCGTACAGGACAACGGCGAGAACACCGAGAGGAGAAACACCGTTTCGTTTGGCATACGGCAGTGAGGCTCTTATACCGGCAGAGGTAGGGTTAACAAGCTACCGTGTGGAGAACTAcgacgagagcaagaataacGAAGCTTTGCGTTTACAGCTCGACCTTGTGGACGAAGTCAGGGCTACAGCTGCACAGAGATTAGCACGATATCAAGAtctgatggcaaaacattacaactccagGGTTAGGCACAGGGATTTCCAAGTGGGAGATCTAGTCTTAAGAAAAGTGCTCGACGCTGCAAAGGATGCCTCCCAAGGGaaactgggtcctaactgggaggGACCATACAGCatcatttcatggcataggaagggaacgtactacttggagataCTAGACGGAAAAAAGCTGAGTCACCCATGGAACACGGAACAcctgaagaaatactaccagtaaaCGAAGGACAAAGACAACATCATCATTTACCTTATTTCCAgtttatcttttagtttttatttcttaCCAGCACTTTTAGAACCGAATGgcgtttttcatttttatgaacAATGTTCTAGCAATCCATTATAATGAGGAGTTTATTCAGAGCATATGGAATACgttttgctcaaaatctactaagtccacatagtggacagatcatcctacaaggatgaaaaatataggtccacatagtggacggataatCCAATAAGGATAAAAATTTACTAAGGCCACatagtggacgaatcatcctacaaaaataaaaaaatataggtccacatagtggacggataatCCAATAAGGATAAAAatttactaagtccacatagtggacgggtcatcctgcaaggatgaaaaatataggTCCACATGATGGACGGATAATCCGATAAGGATAAACATCTgccaagtccacatagtggacggatcatcctacaAGGATGGAAAAATATGTCCACATGGTGGACGGATAATCCGATAAGGATAAAAATCTgctaaagtggacggatcatcctacaAGATGGAAAAATATAAGTCCACATGATGGACGGATAATCCGATAAGGATAAacatctaccaagtccacatagtggacggatcatcctacaAGGATGGAAAAATGTGTCCACATGGTGGACGGATAATCCGATAAGGATAAAGATCTgctaagtccacatagtggacggatcatcctacaaggatgaaaaatataagtccacatagtggacggataatCTAATAAGGATAAAAATGTCCAAAGTCCACATATTAGACAGATAATTCAAGGAGGATAGACATCACAGGTAAAAAATGTCTTAATCGCATATAATTCACAATGGGACGGACTCCTGCGACATGATTAGATTATCTATTGTACGagcaataaatttaaaaaatgcacGACGGATAAAAACAAGCGAAATAAGCTATTTAAATCCTACAAAAAGAATTATGTCCACAAACAAATTATGACGgataaattttgtcc
This portion of the Castanea sativa cultivar Marrone di Chiusa Pesio chromosome 7, ASM4071231v1 genome encodes:
- the LOC142644453 gene encoding uncharacterized protein LOC142644453, whose product is MEKLAFALVTAARNLKPYFQAHTINILTNKPLRRAMSSPEAAGRMALWAIELSEFYIRYQPRAAVKGQILADFIAEFTTRKDQRAEETPIWRVHTDGSSNKHAGGVEVVLHTPEGDKIECMIRLDFATTNNEAEYEALVAGLDLAIEAGAESMVVYSDSQIVASQANGQVEVTNRSLLKMIKTRLEGAKGLWPKELPSVLWAYRTTARTPRGETPFRLAYGSEALIPAEVGLTSYRVENYDESKNNEALRLQLDLVDEVRATAAQRLARYQDLMAKHYNSRVRHRDFQVGDLVLRKVLDAAKDASQGKLGPNWEGPYSIISWHRKGTYYLEILDGKKLSHPWNTEHLKKYYQ